The genomic interval GGGACGGTCTCATTGGAAGCAATTCGGGAGCCCATTGAAAAATGTTTAGGCTGTCGGGCCTGCGAAACCGTCTGTCCGGCAGATGTCGATTACGGTCATTTGCTGGAAGGAACCAAAGCGGCTCTCACTGAGCAGATGCCTCAATCTTGGTCGGCCCGTATGCTTAGTACCATACTGTATGACAGGATTTTTCCCTCCCGGTATTGGATGGGGATATTGGGGTATGTCATGTGGCTGTATCAGCGGACGGGCTTATCCTGGGTATTGCGCAGAACAGGATTACTCCGGTTGATCCCTGAGCGATTCCGGTCCTTTGAAGCAGTTTTGCCAGCTGTGATCCGGCCGGGTTTGAAACAGTTGTCTGACCAATTTAAGATTAAAAGGGATGCAGATGCCATCTGGATCAGAGGGGAAAAGTCAAGTGGGTTACGAGTTGGTTTTTTTACAGGGTGTATTATGGATGCCCTCTTTCACGAAACCAATCTCAACACCATTACCCTGTTATTGCAAATCGGTGCTGAAGTGGTCATCCCCAGGCGGCAAACATGTTGCGGTGCGCTGCATGCCCACAGCGGATTCAGGGAAAAAGCAAAAAGTCTGGCTAAACAAAACATCTCCGTATTTGACCAATTTGGATTAGATTATGTTATTCATAATGCCGGGGGCTGTGGAGCCATGTTGGTTGAATACGACATAATATTAGAAGAAGATGAAACATGGCGCTCGCGTGCTGAGGCTTTTGCAAGTCAAGCCAAAGATATAAGTTGGTTTTTGGCCACGCAAAGCAACTTAAAGTTTAAGCGGACGCTTCCATATAAAGTCACCTATCAATCTTCCTGTCACATGCTTCATGTTCAGAAAGCAGCAGACTATCCATTGCAGTTACTCAATCAAATACCTGGCCTTGAGCTACATATGATGAAAGATTATGAACGGTGTTGCGGTTCTGCGGGGATCTATAATGTGGTTCACTA from Caldalkalibacillus thermarum carries:
- a CDS encoding (Fe-S)-binding protein, whose amino-acid sequence is MKDKDLQHLQQLIGYEKTFDCVQCGYCLPACPTYETMGKETHSPRGRINLMKQAAEGTVSLEAIREPIEKCLGCRACETVCPADVDYGHLLEGTKAALTEQMPQSWSARMLSTILYDRIFPSRYWMGILGYVMWLYQRTGLSWVLRRTGLLRLIPERFRSFEAVLPAVIRPGLKQLSDQFKIKRDADAIWIRGEKSSGLRVGFFTGCIMDALFHETNLNTITLLLQIGAEVVIPRRQTCCGALHAHSGFREKAKSLAKQNISVFDQFGLDYVIHNAGGCGAMLVEYDIILEEDETWRSRAEAFASQAKDISWFLATQSNLKFKRTLPYKVTYQSSCHMLHVQKAADYPLQLLNQIPGLELHMMKDYERCCGSAGIYNVVHYDESMNILDTKMENVKNTTADVIVTTNPGCLLQMKLGVKREGLQNQVKVMHIVDLLAEAMPISTYPEKAET